A window of the Corallococcus exiguus genome harbors these coding sequences:
- the thiC gene encoding phosphomethylpyrimidine synthase ThiC, producing the protein MSGASKSLKVDGKVLEGISRGPLPASRKVYVPGSLHPDLRVPLREIAQTPTRHHGHAGPETANPPVHVYDSSGPYTDPSADIDLRRGLPAVRENWIRARSDTDELDGITSEYGRAREADPRLNGLRFSHIRKPRVAKAGANVSQMHYARKGIITPEMEYVAVRENQKLDASLAAQHPGHSWGAAIPRVITPEFVRDEIARGRAIIPANINHPELEPMIIGRNFLVKINANIGNSAVTSSIEEEVEKMVWSIRWGADTVMDLSTGRNIHETREWILRNAPVPIGTVPIYQALEKVNGKAEELTWAIFRDTLIEQAEQGVDYFTIHAGVRLQYVPLTAKRLTGIVSRGGSILAKWCLAHHQENFLYTHFEEICEIMKAYDVSFSLGDGLRPGSIADANDAAQFGELETLGELTKVAWKHDVQVMIEGPGHVPMHLIQENMTKQLAVCHEAPFYTLGPLTTDIAPGYDHFTSGIGAAMIGWFGTAMLCYVTPKEHLGLPDRDDVKEGVITYKIAAHAADLAKGHPGAQARDNALSKARFEFRWEDQFNLSLDPERARAFHDETLPAEGAKVAHFCSMCGPHFCSMKITQDVRDYADKVGVNETQALEQGLKDKSEEFKKAGHELYR; encoded by the coding sequence ATGAGTGGAGCGTCCAAGAGTCTGAAGGTCGATGGGAAGGTGCTGGAGGGGATCAGCCGCGGCCCGCTTCCCGCCTCACGCAAGGTCTATGTGCCTGGGTCCCTGCACCCCGACCTCCGCGTCCCCCTGCGCGAAATCGCCCAGACACCCACGCGTCACCACGGCCACGCCGGCCCGGAGACCGCCAACCCCCCCGTCCACGTCTACGACTCCAGCGGTCCCTACACCGACCCCTCCGCTGACATCGACCTGCGCCGGGGCCTGCCCGCTGTCCGCGAGAACTGGATCCGCGCCCGCAGCGACACGGACGAACTGGACGGCATCACGTCGGAATACGGCCGCGCCCGCGAAGCCGACCCGCGCCTCAACGGTCTGCGCTTCAGCCACATCCGCAAGCCCCGCGTCGCGAAGGCCGGCGCCAACGTCAGCCAGATGCACTACGCCCGCAAGGGCATCATCACGCCGGAGATGGAATACGTCGCCGTGCGCGAGAACCAGAAGCTCGACGCTTCACTCGCCGCCCAGCACCCCGGCCACTCCTGGGGCGCCGCGATTCCGCGCGTGATTACGCCGGAGTTCGTGCGCGATGAAATCGCCCGGGGTCGGGCCATCATCCCCGCGAACATCAACCACCCGGAGCTGGAGCCGATGATCATCGGCCGCAACTTCCTGGTGAAGATCAACGCCAACATCGGCAACTCCGCCGTCACGTCCTCCATCGAGGAGGAAGTGGAGAAGATGGTCTGGTCCATCCGCTGGGGCGCGGACACCGTCATGGACCTGTCCACCGGCCGCAACATCCACGAGACGCGCGAGTGGATCCTCCGCAACGCGCCCGTGCCCATCGGCACCGTGCCCATCTACCAGGCGCTGGAGAAGGTGAACGGCAAGGCCGAAGAGCTCACCTGGGCCATCTTCCGCGACACGCTCATCGAACAGGCCGAGCAGGGCGTGGACTACTTCACCATCCACGCGGGCGTGCGCCTCCAGTACGTGCCGCTCACCGCGAAGCGCCTCACCGGCATCGTCAGCCGCGGCGGCTCCATCCTCGCCAAGTGGTGCCTGGCCCACCACCAGGAGAACTTCCTCTACACGCACTTCGAGGAGATCTGCGAGATCATGAAGGCGTACGACGTCAGCTTCAGCCTGGGTGACGGCCTGCGCCCCGGCTCCATCGCGGACGCCAACGACGCCGCGCAGTTCGGCGAGCTGGAGACGCTGGGCGAGCTGACCAAGGTGGCCTGGAAGCACGACGTGCAGGTGATGATCGAAGGCCCCGGCCACGTCCCCATGCACCTCATCCAGGAGAACATGACGAAGCAGCTCGCCGTGTGCCACGAGGCGCCGTTCTACACGCTGGGGCCCCTCACCACGGACATCGCGCCGGGATACGACCATTTCACCAGCGGCATTGGCGCGGCGATGATCGGTTGGTTCGGCACGGCGATGCTCTGCTACGTGACGCCCAAGGAGCACCTGGGCCTGCCCGACCGTGACGACGTGAAGGAGGGTGTCATCACGTACAAGATCGCGGCCCACGCCGCGGACCTGGCCAAGGGCCACCCGGGCGCGCAGGCTCGCGACAACGCCCTGTCCAAGGCGCGCTTCGAGTTCCGCTGGGAGGATCAGTTCAACCTGTCCCTGGACCCCGAGCGCGCCCGCGCCTTCCACGACGAGACGCTCCCCGCCGAAGGCGCCAAGGTCGCGCACTTCTGCTCCATGTGCGGCCCGCACTTCTGCTCCATGAAGATCACCCAGGACGTGCGCGACTACGCGGACAAGGTCGGCGTCAACGAGACCCAGGCCCTGGAGCAGGGGCTGAAGGACAAGAGCGAGGAATTCAAGAAGGCGGGACACGAGCTGTACCGCTGA
- a CDS encoding DUF4870 domain-containing protein: MEPGQREDQQFGTFITGSPTATQDEKTMGMLAHLGSIAGLIVGAGFLGWAVPLFLMLAKGKESSFIRAHAVESLNFQITTTIGMAISGILVCALGLGVVTGAIVFLASLVFSVIAGLKANDGELYRYPVNIRLVK, encoded by the coding sequence ATGGAGCCAGGTCAGCGCGAGGATCAGCAGTTCGGCACGTTCATCACCGGCTCGCCGACGGCGACCCAGGATGAGAAGACGATGGGGATGTTGGCCCATCTGGGCTCCATCGCCGGCCTCATCGTGGGCGCGGGCTTCCTGGGCTGGGCGGTGCCGCTGTTCCTGATGCTGGCCAAGGGCAAGGAGTCGTCCTTCATCCGCGCGCACGCGGTGGAGTCGCTCAACTTCCAGATCACCACGACCATCGGCATGGCCATCTCCGGCATCCTGGTGTGCGCGCTGGGCCTGGGCGTCGTCACGGGCGCCATCGTCTTCCTGGCGTCGCTGGTGTTCAGCGTCATCGCCGGCCTGAAGGCCAACGACGGCGAGCTGTACCGCTACCCCGTGAACATCCGGCTGGTGAAGTAG
- the moaA gene encoding GTP 3',8-cyclase MoaA — protein sequence MTAPLPASNPLAPPLCDAQGRRMTYLRLSVTDRCNFRCTYCSPASWGGKKDLLDAGEFERIVSVFARMGIRRVRLTGGEPLARPDILDIAQRIAAVSGVEHLAITTNASRLESLAGPLRDAGVTQLNLSLDTLSAEVFRRISKQGDFDAVLRGIDAAAGAGYQSLKLNVVVMRGINDAEVPELVKYAHARGITPRFIELMPFGQGTPVPTAELLERLAASGRVLTEEPPESAASPTSGPARYWSTDSGRVGFISPLTQNFCGGCNRVRVASNGDLRSCLGGRAQAPLHQLIRGGATDEELAVAVRRALGEKPEGHRFTEAGNGATLLPMMGIGG from the coding sequence ATGACCGCCCCCCTGCCCGCTTCCAATCCGCTCGCCCCGCCGCTGTGTGACGCGCAGGGGCGGCGCATGACGTACCTGCGGCTGAGCGTCACGGACCGCTGCAACTTCCGCTGCACCTACTGCTCGCCCGCGTCGTGGGGCGGGAAGAAGGACCTGCTCGACGCGGGCGAGTTCGAGCGCATCGTCTCCGTCTTCGCGCGCATGGGCATCCGCCGCGTGCGCCTGACAGGCGGCGAGCCGCTCGCCCGGCCGGACATCCTCGACATCGCGCAACGCATCGCCGCTGTGTCCGGCGTGGAGCACCTGGCCATCACCACCAACGCGAGCCGCCTGGAGTCGCTGGCCGGGCCGCTGCGCGATGCGGGCGTCACCCAGCTCAACCTGAGCCTGGACACGCTGTCCGCGGAGGTGTTCCGGCGCATCTCCAAGCAAGGCGACTTCGACGCGGTGCTGCGTGGCATCGACGCGGCGGCGGGCGCGGGCTACCAGTCGCTGAAGCTCAACGTCGTGGTGATGCGCGGCATCAACGACGCGGAGGTGCCGGAGCTGGTGAAGTACGCGCACGCGCGCGGCATCACCCCGCGCTTCATCGAGCTGATGCCCTTTGGTCAGGGCACGCCCGTGCCCACGGCGGAGCTGCTGGAGCGCCTGGCTGCCTCAGGCCGCGTCCTCACCGAGGAGCCACCGGAGAGCGCCGCGTCGCCCACTTCCGGGCCGGCTCGCTACTGGAGCACGGACAGCGGGCGCGTGGGGTTCATCTCCCCGCTGACGCAGAACTTCTGCGGCGGCTGCAACCGGGTGCGGGTGGCGTCCAACGGCGACCTGCGCAGCTGTCTGGGCGGCCGGGCGCAGGCGCCGCTGCATCAGCTTATCCGGGGCGGCGCGACGGACGAGGAGCTGGCCGTGGCCGTGCGCCGCGCGCTCGGTGAGAAGCCAGAGGGGCACCGCTTCACGGAGGCCGGAAACGGCGCCACGCTCCTGCCCATGATGGGCATTGGCGGCTGA